In a genomic window of Bacteroidales bacterium:
- a CDS encoding DEAD/DEAH box helicase: MLATDKYKILEKYFPDLLQGISEIIQKGKLSKRFNTLLLDANKKTELIKAKELCELKILELWHNQDDEKFKILCSVYFDISTLLNFDIKTEEDIYEVIKLISLGYLGEHSHFVKDFLNLQKQKIEDLIVTDKWNSRLLNNIFKVIVSLVIKKSWKDISQAIELINELRNEQKEFEENYLNQLGEEGRPYGAAELVSLYHFAKTSEILGQYLLEGKTPNNDFDIENKVKYLIGIAKEFANASANMMLELLYQYFEAFSIKLIKNTIWYNLTGINHWVSEFNKFIKKRENHPIYELLYPQKEAISKGQLLNPSYRSIVINLPTSSGKTLIAEYKILQALNEFKERGGWVAYIVPTKALVNQIYVRLNQDLSEIGLKVEKASGVAEIDGFESYLVENKGDNTDFDILVTTYEKLNLLIRQGLGTTEKRPLVLTVVDEAHNIEENQRGIALELLLATIKNDCREVNFLLLTPDIPNAKQIAEWLGGERGKELNVEFDWWQPNERVVGALQIDGRGKKFDIYLQTLNTIKGTYQISEKIPLISSSNIENLNENRSNISASKLKLVKFVGRNILDINNPFIILSNSINDTYTIADYLCENCDQNFEVDEDIQLMKKFIQTEVDENFPLVKYLDKRIAIHSSAIPDEIRQLIELLMVEGKLQVLVATTTIAQGINFPVSAVIMGSYNYPFLGSMPPRDFWNLAGRVGRIGQQSMGWVGIACRNENDTREVSQYVQEASKDLLSKLEEAIEVVIQNENEDFSRWLYKDERWSSILQYISHLRCQISDLNEFINHLEEKLQATLGFRQMDENKKRFLITKLREYANNLSLEDAQRADSTGFSTVSVRQIISKLSVSNISPNDWKKEQLFSEDNKTMQKLVGIMLNTYEIRKSLEEIKIGERVLDQSSISKLLVNWVNGENISQIANLIFPNYEDKKKAIELTTKWIYKAITNMASWGISAIQKMPTSGIDWDYLSELEKKKIMNIPAYILYGVNTDEGVLMRKANVPRSIANNLGTVYKQQFGDEIYNSKTSQVIEWLNSQKIDVWKKVLPANSKLSGEEYFKIWKKLNYNY; this comes from the coding sequence TATAAAATTAATTTCTTTGGGATATTTGGGTGAACATTCACATTTTGTAAAAGATTTTTTGAATCTACAAAAACAAAAAATAGAAGATTTAATTGTTACAGATAAATGGAATAGTCGTTTATTAAACAATATCTTTAAAGTTATAGTAAGTTTAGTTATAAAAAAATCCTGGAAAGATATTTCACAAGCAATTGAGTTAATCAATGAATTACGAAACGAGCAAAAAGAATTTGAAGAAAATTATTTAAATCAATTAGGAGAAGAAGGTCGACCATATGGAGCGGCAGAGCTTGTATCTCTTTATCACTTTGCCAAAACATCAGAAATATTAGGTCAATATCTATTAGAAGGGAAAACGCCAAACAATGATTTTGATATTGAGAATAAAGTAAAATACCTTATTGGAATAGCAAAAGAATTTGCCAATGCTTCTGCTAATATGATGCTTGAGTTGTTGTATCAATATTTCGAAGCATTTAGCATTAAGCTAATCAAGAATACAATATGGTATAATTTAACAGGAATAAATCATTGGGTGAGCGAGTTTAATAAGTTTATTAAAAAACGAGAAAATCATCCTATTTATGAATTGTTATATCCCCAAAAAGAGGCAATTTCAAAAGGGCAATTACTAAATCCATCTTATAGATCTATTGTAATAAATTTGCCTACTTCAAGCGGCAAAACATTAATTGCGGAATATAAGATTTTACAAGCATTAAATGAATTTAAAGAACGGGGTGGATGGGTAGCATATATAGTACCCACAAAAGCGCTTGTAAACCAAATATATGTTCGTTTAAATCAAGATTTAAGTGAAATTGGATTAAAAGTTGAAAAAGCTAGCGGTGTTGCAGAAATAGACGGGTTTGAATCATATTTAGTTGAAAATAAAGGAGATAATACAGATTTTGATATTTTAGTTACAACTTATGAAAAACTGAATCTTTTAATTAGACAAGGACTTGGAACTACGGAAAAAAGACCGCTTGTTCTTACAGTTGTGGACGAAGCTCATAACATCGAAGAAAATCAAAGAGGTATTGCATTAGAATTGTTATTAGCAACAATTAAAAATGATTGTAGAGAAGTAAATTTTTTGCTTTTGACACCAGATATTCCAAATGCTAAGCAAATAGCTGAATGGCTTGGAGGTGAAAGAGGTAAAGAACTAAATGTTGAATTTGATTGGTGGCAACCTAACGAAAGAGTGGTAGGGGCATTACAGATAGATGGAAGAGGTAAAAAATTTGATATATACTTACAAACACTAAATACTATTAAAGGTACATATCAAATTTCAGAAAAAATACCATTAATTTCTTCTAGCAATATCGAAAATTTAAATGAAAATAGATCAAATATTTCTGCTTCAAAATTAAAGTTAGTCAAATTTGTAGGTAGAAATATTTTAGATATTAACAACCCGTTTATCATTTTATCAAATAGTATAAATGATACTTACACGATTGCTGATTATTTATGTGAGAACTGTGATCAAAATTTTGAAGTAGATGAGGATATTCAATTAATGAAAAAGTTTATTCAGACAGAAGTTGATGAAAATTTTCCGTTAGTAAAATATTTAGATAAACGAATAGCCATTCATAGCTCTGCAATACCAGATGAAATAAGACAATTAATAGAATTGCTAATGGTGGAAGGAAAATTACAAGTATTAGTCGCAACAACTACTATTGCTCAGGGCATTAATTTTCCTGTTTCTGCTGTAATAATGGGATCTTATAATTATCCTTTTTTAGGATCAATGCCTCCTCGTGATTTTTGGAACCTTGCAGGTAGAGTAGGTAGAATTGGACAACAATCTATGGGCTGGGTCGGGATCGCTTGCAGAAATGAAAACGATACAAGAGAAGTATCTCAATATGTTCAAGAAGCTTCAAAAGATTTATTGTCAAAATTGGAAGAAGCTATTGAGGTTGTAATTCAAAATGAAAACGAAGATTTTTCAAGATGGCTTTATAAAGACGAACGTTGGTCTTCTATTTTACAATACATCTCTCATTTAAGATGTCAAATCAGTGATTTAAACGAATTTATTAATCATCTGGAAGAAAAATTACAAGCTACTTTGGGCTTTAGACAAATGGATGAAAACAAAAAAAGATTTTTAATTACAAAACTAAGAGAATATGCAAATAATCTTTCCTTGGAAGATGCGCAAAGAGCTGATTCAACGGGTTTTTCTACTGTTTCTGTAAGGCAAATCATTTCTAAATTATCTGTTTCAAATATTTCACCGAATGATTGGAAGAAAGAACAACTTTTTTCGGAGGATAATAAAACAATGCAAAAACTTGTAGGTATAATGCTAAATACCTATGAAATTAGGAAATCCCTAGAAGAAATTAAGATTGGAGAAAGAGTTTTAGATCAAAGTAGTATTTCTAAATTATTAGTAAATTGGGTTAATGGCGAGAATATCTCGCAGATAGCCAATTTAATATTCCCTAATTATGAAGATAAGAAAAAAGCAATTGAATTAACAACAAAATGGATTTACAAAGCCATAACCAATATGGCTAGTTGGGGAATATCTGCAATACAGAAGATGCCTACCAGCGGTATTGACTGGGATTATCTTTCAGAACTAGAAAAGAAAAAGATAATGAATATTCCTGCTTATATTTTGTATGGAGTAAATACAGATGAAGGAGTGTTGATGAGAAAAGCAAATGTGCCACGAAGTATAGCAAATAACTTGGGAACAGTATATAAACAACAATTTGGTGATGAAATTTATAATTCTAAGACATCTCAAGTTATCGAATGGTTAAATTCTCAAAAAATTGATGTCTGGAAAAAAGTTTTACCTGCAAATTCAAAGCTATCTGGTGAAGAGTATTTTAAAATATGGAAAAAATTAAATTACAATTATTAG